Sequence from the Gloeocapsopsis dulcis genome:
AAACCAATAAATACTTCAGTGAGTCCTGGTGCGACTTTTTCAAGTGATACTCGTTGTCCTTTTGTTAAAGTGACCGTCATTGCTTAGTATGCTCCTAAGTTAGTTATTTGTTGTACTGAATATGTATGTAAAAAAGAGCAGGATAGCAAAAACAACAAAGCTTGTTATGCAATGTAATTACTGCATCCTGTCTCGATAAATTCTCTATTTGTAGCGTTCTAAAAGTGCTTGTAAGCCGCCTTGGTATCCTGACCCGACAGCATTGAGCCGCCACTCACCATCTTTAAAGTACAACTCAGCCATTATTAATGCTGTTTCTGTAGAGTAGTCTTCCATCAAGTCGTAACGGAGAACCTCTTGATCAGTTTGAGAATCAACAACTCGTACAAATGCACTTTGTACTTGACCAAAGTTCTGATGACGTGCCTCAGCTTCATGGATAGTTACTGCAACTACAATCGTTTGAACATCAGAAGGTACTTTTTTGAGGTTGATCTTGATAACTTCATCATCTCCTTCTCCTGCACCCGTCAGGTTATCTCCACCATGTTTAACTGATTGCTCTGGGTCAGGACTTGTCAAGTTGTTATAAAATATCAAGTGTGCATCTGAAATTAGCTTTCCACTAGCACCTAACAGAAAAACTGATGTGTCTAAATCAAAGTCACTTCCTGTATCTGTTGCTTTGACATCCCAACCTAAACCTACGAATACATCAGATAAGCCAGGAGCGACTTTTTCAAGTGAGATGCGCTGTCCTTTTGTTAGTGTAATTGTCATTAAACAGTTTTCTTCCTGAATAGAAACATTGGAGCATATACAAATTAGATAAAAGACTCGTAGCAGAATATCAATAACTATTGCTAAATAACCTACTGCTACTGAATCAGGTAGGAAAATTTAGTGTATATTAATACTGGCTTCTATAGCCTTTGACTTAAACAGTCAATTTTGCTGCTTGCCTAAATTATCTGTTCTTAGTATCCTTATGTTTCTTAAAAAGAGCATCGCAGAAATTACGGAATAAAATCTATTGATTTCTTGCTAAAGAATCTCAGTAAATCAGTAATCTTACACAAGCCATTCATATTTTTAAATTTTAAGATAAAGTGTTGATTCTTTAATGAAAAGCAATTACAAAATAGCCTCTAACTTAGATTTAAAAGATTTTATTTTGATTAATCGTATTTCTTCACTGTAACTAGAGCAACTCTCCCTTTTTTATGCATTTTCCTTATGCAGAGAGAAGCTTTTAGATGATTACTAAAATTAGAAAGTTTTAAAGTAAACATTTAGCTTAATATATAATAAATTTATTACAAAATTTATCTAATTAGTTATGAAATAGACAAAAATTATTCGTTGCTATTCAGTAATTCTTCTACTCTGTTTTCCACATTCATTATTGCCAGTTATTAACTGAATCTTATTTGTTTTTTAATACATAAATAAAAAAATAAAAAAGGAGATGATATAAATCATCTCCTTTTTTTAATAAACGGACATATAGCTATGTCCTGCTGAGTCTAACCTACTGCTCGACAGCTTGAGGTAACAATTCCCGTCGCTGTTCAGCTAGTACTTTGACGTTACCAGTGTCATCAACATCAACGACAGCGGTATCACCATCTTTGATGCGTCCTGATAAGATCTCTTCAGCCAAACTGTCTTCGAGTAAGCGCATAATCGCCCGACGTAATGGTCTGGCACCGTAGCTAGGATTGTAGCCTTCTTCGACGAGACGATCTTTGAAACGTTCGGTAACCTCTAGCGTGATTCCCTTCTCAGTTAAGCGATTAAACACTTCCTTAAGCAGGATATCGGAGATTTGTTTCACTTCGTCCTTAGTTAATTGACGGAAGACAATAATTTCATCCAAACGGTTTAAGAACTCTGGACGGAAGCGTTGCTTGAGTTCTTCATTGACCAACGAACGAATACGATTGTATTGGGCTTCGGCTCGATTTTCAGCAACTTCAAAGCCTAAACCGCCACCACCTTTTTCTATCACCTGAGAACCGATGTTAGAAGTCAGGATTAACAGTGTATTCTTAAAGTCCACTGTACGACCTTTAGCATCTGTCAATCGACCGTCTTCCAAAATCTGCAACAGCATATTGAAGACATCAGGGTGAGCTTTTTCGATTTCATCGAATAGCACCACTGTGTAAGGTCTCCGACGTACTGCTTCGGTTAATTGACCACCTTCGTTGTAGCCAACGTATCCTGGAGGCGAACCGATGAGCTTACTAACGGTGTGCCGTTCCATGTATTCCGACATATCCAAGCGAATCATCGCTTCTTCGGAACCAAAGAAGTAGGCTGCTAATGCTTTAGTTAACTCAGTCTTACCAACACCAGTAGGTCCAGAGAAGACGAAGCTAGCAATTGGACGATTGGGGTTCTTTAAGCCGACTCTAGCACGGCGAATTGCTTTAGAAACTGCCTTGACTGCCTCTTCTTGACCGATGAGTCGCTGATGCAAGGTATCTTCCATGTGCAGCAGTTTCTCAGATTCGGTTTCGGTGAGTTTGTTGACTGGTACGCCCGTCCAAGAAGCAACAATGTGGGCAATGTCTTCTTCAGTCACTACTGGAGAATCATTCTCGCCCTCGCGGGTGCTCGTGGTTTTATTTTGTGCGATCGCCCGAATTTCGGCTTTGATTTCCATTTCGCGATCGCGGAGTTCTCCGGCGCGGTCGAAGTCTTGTCCTCGAACTGCATCGTCTTTTTCTTTCAAGACTTGACGCAATTCTTTATCAAGCTCTTTTGCTGCGGGAGGAAGTTGTGAGTTAATTAAGCGTACTCTTGAACCAGCTTCGTCAATCAAGTCGATTGCTTTGTCTGGTAAGTAGCGATCGCTGATGTAACGATCGGAAAGTTTAGCTGCTGCGACGAGTGATTCATCCGAAATTTTCAACTTATGGTGTTGCTCATAACGTTCGCGTAGACCGTACAGAATTTCTATTGTTTCGTCTACAGACGGTTCGCCCACCATTACGGGTTGGAATCTTCGTTCTAGTGCTGCATCGCGCTCGATATGCTTGCGGTACTCATCCAGCGTTGTGGCACCAATACACTGCAACTCACCTCTTGCCAAAGCAGGTTTAAGGATATTTGCTGCGTCAATCGCACCTTCAGCTGCACCAGCACCAATGAGAGTATGCACCTCGTCAATCACTAAAATCACATTCCCTGCAGAACGGATTTCATCCATGATTTTCTTCAGGCGCTCTTCAAATTCACCTCGATACTTGGTACCTGCAACTAACAAGCCGATATCAAGTGTCACAACGCGCTTTTCTTCGAGGATATCTGGAATATCTTTATTAGCAATTCGCGACGCCAAACCTTCAGCGATCGCGGTTTTACCTACACCAGGTTCTCCAATTAATACTGGATTATTTTTGGTACGACGACCCAAAATTTGAATAACTCGCTCAATTTCTTTGGCGCGACCAACGACAGGATCGAGCTTGCCTTCGGAAGCCATTTGAGTCAGGTTCGAGCCAAATTCATCCAATGTTGGAGTTTTAGTGCGACCGGATTGCGCAGATCCTGCTGAGACTTCAGCAGTTTCTCCTAACATCCGAATCACTTGAGTTCTTACTTTGGATAAATCAACTCCTAAGTTTTCTAGTACTCTTGCTGCAACGCCTTCTCCTTCGCGGATCAAGCCAAGTAACAAGTGCTCTGTACCAATATAATTATGTCCTAGCTGGCGTGCCTCTTCTAGGGAAAGTTCCAGAACTCGCTTTGCCCGTGGGGTAAACGGAATTTCCACTGCCACAAAGCCGGAGCCTCGACCAATAATTTTTTCGACTTCTATCCGAGCGTCTTTAAGGTTGACGCCCATAGATTTCAGCACTTTAGCCGCTACGCCTGTTCCTTCTCCTATCAGACCCAGGAGGATCTGCTCTGTACCTACGAAGTTGTGACCCAGGCGGCGAGCCTCTTCCTGGGCCAGCATGATCACTTTAATAGCTTTTTCTGTGAAGCGTTCAAACATGGCGTTCTTCCATACCTGAGTCGTGCCGGTACGCTGATTTTAGCATAGGCTTTATGTCCGGCTGTCAACTTAATGATATAAACTACAGCACAGTTTTCCCTCTTTTTTAAGAGTGTCTGCACTTTTTGTTACTTTTGCTTTCGTCAGTTTCGCAGAAAACGCCCAGCAAATGTTTTATCTAAGAGCAAAATATCTTAGCTGCGAGCTTAGAACTTGACCATAGAAAGAAGTTTGTTTTTTATTGGTTGCTTTAATTTAGTGCTCTAGTGGCTGAATTTTTATTTCAGTTTTAGCGTTTAAGCTCCAAGAATAAATTTTTAGCAAAAATTCACTTTTTTGTCAAGGGTGAATCTGCGGAATATGGAGACAAAACAATTTTTAACTTCCAGCCTGAACGGACAAGGCGCGTTTGAATCTGACGTTCCCACTCTGATAAAACTTGCAGAAATTCTGATTGTCCCAGACCATTATGCCAAAGAATCAGTGCATCTTCACCAGTGTCTTTGTAATATCGTTTGCGCCGTCCAGCAGTTTTGAAGCCGAACTTTTGGTACAGTGCAATGGCAGGATCGTTAGAAACCCTGACTTCTAGAGTAGCGTGTTCTAAGCTGCGGTTTTCTGCCACTGACAATAGACCGTAGAGTAGCGCTTGTCCTAAACCTTGACCTTGATATTGGGGATGAACTGCCACCATAGTAATGTGAGCTTCCTCTAGAATTGCCCAAAGACAGCCCACGCCTAATAGGGAGTTAGGTGCAAGCGGAGTAACCAAACCAATTAAGTCACTATTGGGACTATCCAACTCTCGTTGGTATGCTTCTAGAGTCCAAAGACCATCGAAGCAGGCTTGATCCAATTCCAACAATGCACTGAGATGCTCTGGTGTGAGATATTTAAGTTCTAATAAAGTCACAGCAATTTGTACACTGGGAGACGAACCCTATTTACGCCTGTCAAAAGGAAAACATTTAATAATTATGGTATCGACTCATCCTGCGGGGGTGCAAAATTCTGGTCGCCAGTATTTACCGAAGGCAACTGACACTACATCCCCAAACCAAGAACTTTTACCGCTTACAGCGCGAATTAACAGCAGCGATCGCCTAGAAATTGGCGGGTGTGATGTGACAACGCTGGTACAGCAATTTGGTTCGCCGCTTTATATTTTGGATGAGGATACTTTGCGCAGCGCTTGTCGCCAGTATCGCGAAGCCTTGCAAAAGTATTATCCAGGAGAGTCCCAAGTTCTGTATGCTTCCAAAGCCTGGAGTTGTCTAGCGATCTGCGCGATCGCCGCTCAAGAAGGTTTGGGAGTTGATGTCGTCTCAGGAGGTGAACTTTATACCGCTTTACAAGCAGGAGTTAGCCCTCACAAACTTTATTTCCACGGCAACAATAAATCTTTAGAAGAATTAAAATTAGCGATTAATTCAGGCTGCACGGTTGTCGTCGATAATTGGTATGAGTTACAGACTTTAGGAGATAATTGGTCATCGGTAATTGGTGATAGTGAAAGTGGCAATGACCCATTATCCATTCCCCATTCCCCAATTCGCATAATGTTGCGACTAACGCCTGGAATTGAATGTCACACTCATGAATATATTCGTACAGGACATTTAGATAGCAAATTTGGTTTTGATCCCAATCAACTAGATGAAGTGTTTGCGTTTGTTAGCCAGCATTCTGCGTTGAATTGTGTAGGCTTACACGCGCATATTGGTTCCCAGATTTTTGAGCAGCAACCACATCAAGATTTAGCTGGAGTCATGGTGCAGTGGTTAAAGAAAGCTAGCAGTTATGGCTTACAGATTCAAGAATTAAATGTCGGTGGTGGTTTGGGAATTCGCTATACCGAAGCTGACGATCCCCCTAGTATTGAGGCGTGGGTGAAGGGGGTGTGTACAGCCATGCAAGAGGCTTGTGCTGCACAACAAATAGCATTACCAAAGTTGCTTTGCGAACCAGGGCGATCGCTCATTGGTTCAGCTTGCGTTACTGCATATACAGTAGGTTCGTCAAAAACTATTCCTGGAATGCGTACCTACGTTGCTGTAGATGGTGGTATGTCAGATAATCCGCGTCCCATTACTTACCAATCAGTTTATCGAGCAGTTGTGGCAAATAAAATGTGTGCACCAGTGGCACAAACAGTCACAATAGCTGGAAAACACTGCGAATCTGGCGATATTCTGATTAAAGAGGCAACCTTACCACCGTCTGAACCAGGAGACATTCTCGTAGTTCTGGCAACCGGAGCATACAACTACAGTATGGCATCGAATTACAATCGCTTGGCTCGACCAGCAGCAGTTGTCGTTAAGGGCGGGGAAGCTAACTTAATTCTCCGGCGTGAAACTTATCAAGATTTAATGCGACAAGACTGTCTACCTGCAAGATTATCAAGTGAGGCATAAAATCTTAGGGCATTTTTAAGATGAAATCGAGGAAGATAGAATAACCCCTTCTACTATTCCTCCTGTTCTTTCTTGCCTAACTCCTTAACCCCTAACCCCTGAACCCCGATCATGAGAGATTTGTGGAAGCAATGGCTGATCGACCTTGGCTGGACGCAGTCAGTGTTGCTTCACATAATTGATTTGGGGCTGGTGCTGGGGTTGACTTACATGGTGCTAGTGATTATTGGCGAACGGCGTACGCTGTGGATGGTGCGGGGATTTATTTTACTCATGCTGGCATCTGTAGTGAGTGGCAGATTGGAGTTGCGGCTGCTCAATTTTGTGTTGGAGAAGTTAGTCATTGGTTGTGCGGTAGCGATCGCCGTTGCTTACCAATCAGACTTGCGCCGATTTTTAGAACAACTAGGGCGGGGTGAATTGGGACATTTATGGCAGCCATCGCGCCGGATTATTGCTAAGCCAGATAGTGTCATTGATGAAATTGTTGAGGCAGTCAAAGAACTTTCACAAAATAGAATTGGCGCACTAATTGTTTTAGAAACTAATGGTCCGATTGATGAAGCAGACTTTAATGCGTCAGGCGTACAGCTAAATGCGGAGGTATCTAAGGAACTTATCCAAACAATCTTTCACCCAAAAACTCCTCTTCATGATGGTGCTGCGTTAATTCGGGGGTCTCGCCTGGTTGCTGCTGCGGTCATTTTACCACTGACAAAACGCACTGCTTCCCGCCAGCTTGGTACCCGCCATCGTGCCGCAATGGGAATCACTGAGCGTGTTCCAGATAATTCTATTTGTGTCATTGTTTCTGAAGAAACAGGTTCGATTTCTTTTGCTGAAAAGGGAATACTCAACAGACCACTCACCAGCAGTAAACTGAAAGAATTATTAGAAGCTAAGTTTTCCCCGCCTGTAGAGCGTGAAACTGTTGCCCCTAGCGTGCTAAGTTGGGTTCGCCAGATCCGTCACCAGGGCAGGGCACTAGTATCGCGTTTACTGGGTGTATCATCGTCAGCTTCTCATCGAAACAAAAAATGACTGCAAAGCCAATTGTGTTACAAGATTTGCCCCCCGATTTAAAACAAGAACGCCTACCCAAGCATGTGGCGGTCATTATGGATGGAAATGGTCGCTGGGCTAAGCATCGGGGGCTACCCCGAATTATGGGTCACAAACAAGGCGTAGATGTGCTGAAAGATTTATTGCGCTGTTGTCGAGATTGGGGAGTAGCAGCCCTAACAGCATATGCTTTTTCTACAGAAAATTGGGGCAGACCGTTAGAAGAAGTTGATTTTTTAATGACGTTGTTTGAGCGGGTGTTGCGTAAAGAATTGCGCGAGATGATGGAGGAAGATGTCCGCATTCAGTTTGTAGGGAACTTGAGCGCGCTGCCGCGATCGCTGCAAGCAGAAATTGCGCGGGCTGTTGACCAAACTCAACACAATCATGGAATTCAGTTTACTGTGGCAACAAATTATGGCGGACGGCAAGAGATTTTGGATGCTTGTCGGGCGATCGCGCATCAGGTACAGCAAGGATTACTACAGCCAGATGAAATTGATGAAGCTTTGTTTGAACGCCATTTATACACTGCTGGGATTTGCGATCCCGATTTATTAATCCGCACCAGTGGAGAAATGCGCATTAGTAACTTTCTGCTGTGGCAAATGGCTTATGCCGAAATTTACATTACTGAAACGCTCTGGCCTGATTTTGACCGTGCTGAGTTTCACAGGGCATTATGCTCTTACCAACAGCGCGAAAGACGATTTGGCAAAGTGTAAGAAGGGGTGAGTGAAAGACAAAATTCAAAACTCAAAACTCAAAACTTTTCTAATCATGGTCCAGAAAAAACAGCTTGCTCGACATCTTCACGACTCAAAGAGTATTTGAACGAGCGGAGGATGTCTTGTGATGTTGTGCCAACTTTTGTGTAACGCACTGTCAGTTGATCGACATCGAGAAATAGCTCTGCTTCCCAATCAAGACGTTGTAAGTA
This genomic interval carries:
- a CDS encoding DUF3143 domain-containing protein; amino-acid sequence: MSLPSADTPLYNHALPNIEEWLRNQGCQQDSEQLHCWYLQRLDWEAELFLDVDQLTVRYTKVGTTSQDILRSFKYSLSREDVEQAVFSGP
- the lysA gene encoding diaminopimelate decarboxylase — encoded protein: MVSTHPAGVQNSGRQYLPKATDTTSPNQELLPLTARINSSDRLEIGGCDVTTLVQQFGSPLYILDEDTLRSACRQYREALQKYYPGESQVLYASKAWSCLAICAIAAQEGLGVDVVSGGELYTALQAGVSPHKLYFHGNNKSLEELKLAINSGCTVVVDNWYELQTLGDNWSSVIGDSESGNDPLSIPHSPIRIMLRLTPGIECHTHEYIRTGHLDSKFGFDPNQLDEVFAFVSQHSALNCVGLHAHIGSQIFEQQPHQDLAGVMVQWLKKASSYGLQIQELNVGGGLGIRYTEADDPPSIEAWVKGVCTAMQEACAAQQIALPKLLCEPGRSLIGSACVTAYTVGSSKTIPGMRTYVAVDGGMSDNPRPITYQSVYRAVVANKMCAPVAQTVTIAGKHCESGDILIKEATLPPSEPGDILVVLATGAYNYSMASNYNRLARPAAVVVKGGEANLILRRETYQDLMRQDCLPARLSSEA
- a CDS encoding TerD family protein, yielding MTITLTKGQRISLEKVAPGLSDVFVGLGWDVKATDTGSDFDLDTSVFLLGASGKLISDAHLIFYNNLTSPDPEQSVKHGGDNLTGAGEGDDEVIKINLKKVPSDVQTIVVAVTIHEAEARHQNFGQVQSAFVRVVDSQTDQEVLRYDLMEDYSTETALIMAELYFKDGEWRLNAVGSGYQGGLQALLERYK
- the cdaA gene encoding diadenylate cyclase CdaA, translated to MRDLWKQWLIDLGWTQSVLLHIIDLGLVLGLTYMVLVIIGERRTLWMVRGFILLMLASVVSGRLELRLLNFVLEKLVIGCAVAIAVAYQSDLRRFLEQLGRGELGHLWQPSRRIIAKPDSVIDEIVEAVKELSQNRIGALIVLETNGPIDEADFNASGVQLNAEVSKELIQTIFHPKTPLHDGAALIRGSRLVAAAVILPLTKRTASRQLGTRHRAAMGITERVPDNSICVIVSEETGSISFAEKGILNRPLTSSKLKELLEAKFSPPVERETVAPSVLSWVRQIRHQGRALVSRLLGVSSSASHRNKK
- a CDS encoding ATP-dependent Clp protease ATP-binding subunit, producing MFERFTEKAIKVIMLAQEEARRLGHNFVGTEQILLGLIGEGTGVAAKVLKSMGVNLKDARIEVEKIIGRGSGFVAVEIPFTPRAKRVLELSLEEARQLGHNYIGTEHLLLGLIREGEGVAARVLENLGVDLSKVRTQVIRMLGETAEVSAGSAQSGRTKTPTLDEFGSNLTQMASEGKLDPVVGRAKEIERVIQILGRRTKNNPVLIGEPGVGKTAIAEGLASRIANKDIPDILEEKRVVTLDIGLLVAGTKYRGEFEERLKKIMDEIRSAGNVILVIDEVHTLIGAGAAEGAIDAANILKPALARGELQCIGATTLDEYRKHIERDAALERRFQPVMVGEPSVDETIEILYGLRERYEQHHKLKISDESLVAAAKLSDRYISDRYLPDKAIDLIDEAGSRVRLINSQLPPAAKELDKELRQVLKEKDDAVRGQDFDRAGELRDREMEIKAEIRAIAQNKTTSTREGENDSPVVTEEDIAHIVASWTGVPVNKLTETESEKLLHMEDTLHQRLIGQEEAVKAVSKAIRRARVGLKNPNRPIASFVFSGPTGVGKTELTKALAAYFFGSEEAMIRLDMSEYMERHTVSKLIGSPPGYVGYNEGGQLTEAVRRRPYTVVLFDEIEKAHPDVFNMLLQILEDGRLTDAKGRTVDFKNTLLILTSNIGSQVIEKGGGGLGFEVAENRAEAQYNRIRSLVNEELKQRFRPEFLNRLDEIIVFRQLTKDEVKQISDILLKEVFNRLTEKGITLEVTERFKDRLVEEGYNPSYGARPLRRAIMRLLEDSLAEEILSGRIKDGDTAVVDVDDTGNVKVLAEQRRELLPQAVEQ
- a CDS encoding isoprenyl transferase, with translation MTAKPIVLQDLPPDLKQERLPKHVAVIMDGNGRWAKHRGLPRIMGHKQGVDVLKDLLRCCRDWGVAALTAYAFSTENWGRPLEEVDFLMTLFERVLRKELREMMEEDVRIQFVGNLSALPRSLQAEIARAVDQTQHNHGIQFTVATNYGGRQEILDACRAIAHQVQQGLLQPDEIDEALFERHLYTAGICDPDLLIRTSGEMRISNFLLWQMAYAEIYITETLWPDFDRAEFHRALCSYQQRERRFGKV
- the rimI gene encoding ribosomal protein S18-alanine N-acetyltransferase, whose amino-acid sequence is MTLLELKYLTPEHLSALLELDQACFDGLWTLEAYQRELDSPNSDLIGLVTPLAPNSLLGVGCLWAILEEAHITMVAVHPQYQGQGLGQALLYGLLSVAENRSLEHATLEVRVSNDPAIALYQKFGFKTAGRRKRYYKDTGEDALILWHNGLGQSEFLQVLSEWERQIQTRLVRSGWKLKIVLSPYSADSPLTKK